One genomic segment of [Phormidium] sp. ETS-05 includes these proteins:
- the ilvB gene encoding biosynthetic-type acetolactate synthase large subunit: MDSLVRHGVKHIFGYPGGAILPIYDELYRFEAAGHLQHILVRHEQGAAHAADAYARATGKVGVCFATSGPGATNLVTGIATAHMDSIPMVVVTGQVPRGAIGTDAFQETDIYGITLPIVKHSYVVRDPKYVGRIVAEAFHIASSGRPGPVLIDIPKDVGLEECDYVPVAPGTVKLPGYRPTVKGNPRQINQALQLIREAKQPLLYVGGGAIASGAHAEIKELAEHFHLPVTTTLMGKGAFDEHHPLSVGMLGMHGTAYANFAVSECDLLIAVGARFDDRVTGKLDEFAQRAKVIHIDIDPAEVGKNRAPDVPIVGDVRQVLLDLLRRCQETGDVVNRDRTQPWLNRIARWRQDYPLTVPHPDNAISPQEAIVEVGNQAPDAYYTTDVGQHQMWAAQFLKNGPRRWISSAGLGTMGYGVPAAMGAKVALPEEQVICISGDASFAMNLQELGTLAQYGLAVKTVIINNGWQGMVRQWQQAFYGERYSASNMEVGMPDIPLLCQAYGIKGIVVKEREQMKQAIAEMLAHPGPVVLDVRVTRDENCYPMVAPGKNNAQMVGLPEQVQKETAVDVIFCTNCGAKNTSSNSFCPHCGTKL, from the coding sequence ATGGACAGCCTGGTCCGCCACGGAGTGAAGCATATTTTTGGCTATCCGGGGGGGGCGATTCTGCCGATTTATGATGAGCTGTATCGGTTTGAAGCTGCTGGACATTTGCAGCATATTTTGGTAAGACACGAGCAGGGCGCAGCTCACGCGGCGGACGCCTATGCCCGGGCGACGGGAAAGGTGGGGGTGTGTTTTGCCACTTCCGGCCCAGGGGCAACGAATTTGGTCACAGGTATCGCTACGGCCCATATGGATTCGATTCCAATGGTGGTGGTGACGGGCCAGGTGCCTCGGGGGGCGATCGGCACGGATGCCTTCCAGGAAACTGATATTTATGGCATTACCCTGCCCATTGTCAAGCATTCTTATGTAGTGCGGGACCCGAAGTATGTGGGGCGAATTGTGGCGGAGGCGTTCCATATCGCTAGTTCTGGCAGGCCCGGACCGGTGTTGATTGACATCCCCAAGGATGTGGGTTTGGAGGAATGCGATTATGTGCCAGTGGCGCCGGGAACTGTTAAGCTACCGGGATATCGTCCTACAGTCAAAGGTAATCCCCGACAAATCAACCAGGCGCTACAGTTGATTCGGGAAGCAAAACAACCGCTGCTGTATGTGGGTGGGGGCGCGATCGCCTCTGGGGCCCACGCCGAAATCAAAGAACTTGCCGAACATTTCCATCTCCCCGTCACCACCACCCTGATGGGTAAAGGCGCTTTTGACGAACACCATCCCCTATCTGTAGGGATGTTGGGGATGCACGGCACCGCCTATGCTAACTTTGCGGTAAGCGAATGCGATTTGCTCATCGCCGTGGGGGCTCGCTTCGATGACCGGGTAACTGGTAAACTCGATGAGTTCGCCCAACGGGCTAAAGTAATTCATATTGATATTGACCCTGCCGAAGTGGGTAAAAACCGGGCTCCCGATGTGCCGATCGTGGGTGACGTGCGCCAGGTTTTATTGGACCTGCTGCGCCGCTGCCAGGAAACCGGCGATGTGGTGAATCGCGATCGCACCCAGCCTTGGTTAAACCGCATCGCTCGCTGGCGTCAAGATTATCCCCTCACTGTCCCCCATCCCGATAACGCCATCTCCCCCCAAGAGGCGATCGTGGAAGTGGGCAACCAGGCCCCAGACGCCTACTACACCACCGACGTGGGCCAACACCAAATGTGGGCCGCCCAATTCCTGAAAAACGGACCCCGCCGCTGGATTTCCAGCGCCGGTTTAGGCACGATGGGTTATGGTGTCCCAGCAGCAATGGGGGCCAAAGTCGCCCTCCCCGAAGAGCAAGTTATCTGTATCAGCGGCGATGCCAGCTTCGCCATGAACCTGCAAGAACTGGGCACCCTAGCCCAATACGGTTTAGCCGTCAAAACCGTAATTATCAACAACGGTTGGCAAGGGATGGTCCGCCAGTGGCAGCAGGCATTCTATGGGGAGCGTTACTCCGCTTCTAATATGGAAGTGGGGATGCCTGATATTCCCTTGTTGTGTCAAGCATATGGGATTAAAGGGATAGTGGTCAAAGAGCGGGAACAGATGAAACAGGCGATCGCGGAAATGCTCGCCCATCCCGGTCCAGTGGTTCTCGACGTGCGCGTAACCCGGGACGAAAACTGCTATCCGATGGTTGCTCCTGGGAAGAACAACGCCCAAATGGTAGGTTTACCAGAACAGGTCCAAAAAGAAACCGCCGTTGATGTGATTTTCTGCACCAACTGCGGCGCCAAAAATACCAGCAGCAACAGTTTCTGCCCCCATTGCGGCACTAAATTGTAA